The sequence below is a genomic window from Deltaproteobacteria bacterium CG11_big_fil_rev_8_21_14_0_20_49_13.
GCTCGCTAATATAATTCCGGCCTTTTTTTAGATAGGACCGGTTTTTCTTTTCTTAATAGGTCCATCTCGGAAAGGTCCAGCGTCGCGGTTATTACGGCCTCCTCGGTTTCCGAGGCCTTTGCCTTGATATCACCGGCGGGGCCGACCATCATCGACCTGCCTCCGAATTCGGCTCCTCCGATGGTCCCGCAATTGTTCGCCATGACGGCAAAGAACTGGTTCTCGATGGCGCGCGCCCTTAGGCAGACCTCAAGCTGGTCTATTCTTTCCCTCGGGAAGGCCGCAGGGTGCACAACGATCTGCGCCCCGCCAAATGCAAGTTTTCTGTAAACTTCCGGAAAGCGTATATCGTAGCAGATGGTGATGCCTAATTTTACACCTTCTATCTCCGTAACGCCTATAGAAGCCCCAGCCTTGAACACCTCAGGCTCATTCAGGGAAGGGAAGGGGCATAAATGGGTCTTGTAATATTTATTGACTATCTTTCCGTCCGGAGCAAAAACGACGGCGGCGTTGTAAAGACCATCGTCCCTCTTTTCGGCAAGGCCCGCAGCTATTATTACCCCGTTATCCTTGGCGATGGATGAGAGCCTCTTTGTGGACCTGTTGGGAAAGGGTTCTGCGAGCCTTGAAATGGTCTCTAGATGATATCCAATGTCGCAGACCTCTGGGAGCACCACAAGCTCCGCTCCGTCTTTTCTGGCCCTTGCGATGAGCGCCGATATCCTGTTGAGGTTATTCTCGATATTTCCGAGTGCCGGGCTGAACTGAATTGACGAAACCTCTATCTTCATGGTATCTTTAAGGCCACTTTTTGGGGGATTTGTCCAATGAAAATACGAACCAAGCTTCTTTTGTTCGTTCTATCTTCGACTCTCGCCATCTTCGCATCTATCATATATCTCAACTACAGCACCAGCAGAAAGACCCTGGTAAATGAAATAGAACGAAACGCTGAAAGCATGGTCGACAAATACCGGCTGCTTCTCGATTCAAAACTTGAAGACACCACCGACGTTGCCGTGCTTGAAGGGAAGACGATAGAGACGTTGGGCGGTTCTCTGAACTTCGATAAGGTGAAAGATCTCATAAAAAGCTATCTATCGCATTATCCCGAGGTCTACGGTTCCACCATATCCTTTCTGCAGGGGGAGAACGATTTCGGGCATACTCTTTTTGATGCCGCCAAGCAATTTAACAGCATCGAGCCCGAAAAAGCGGCTCATGCCATGACAACCGGAAAACAGGGTTTTGTTTCGCTATGGAACGCCATGATAGGAAAACAGTCATGGATAGTTTACGGTCCTCTTTCCACAACAGGCTGGTCCTTGGGAATAGTTTATCCCGAGGATGAACTTTTGGAAGACCTCAGGGCGCTCCACCATAAGATCGTTATCATCGCCTGTTCCGGGATAGTTCTTATCTTCCTCATCATCTTTCTGATCTCCTCCCACATCACGAGACCCATTGGCGACCTTGTTGTGGCGGTAAAGAGAGTTGCGGGCGGCGATTTTTTCACGGAGATAAAGATGCCCAGATCAAAGGACGAGATAGGCATGCTCGCCAAGGCCTTTTCCGGCATGAAGAATTCGCTGGGCTCGATGATGACCCAGATAAGGGAAGAGAAGGAGATGTTCGCCGCGGCGTTCACCAACATGACCGACGGCCTTGTGATACTCGACGCAAATTGCAACGTGCTTCAATTCAACCGTTCCGCGGAAAAACTTCTCATGCTCCCGGCAAAAGGCTCGATGAGAGAGCACCTTTCGCGGAATTTTGAAGGGGAGCTCCCCTTTGGCAACGGAGAGGCTTGCACAAACGAAAGATCAACGTTCAAACTCTCAAAGAAACAGGTAGGGGACGCAAATGTTCTTCATCTTGAGTGCGTGGTAAGCCCTATAGTTGATGACAACGGGGCCGTTAAGGAACATGTACTAAATATCAGAGATATAACGGATCAGGAGGTTGAAGAGCGGTCAAAGGGGGATTTTCTGTCCTTAATATCTCACAAGTTTTTTACGCCCCTGACCGTCCTTCAGGGGAAGCTCATGCTTCTAAAGGACGCCGGTCCATTGCAGGAAAAACAGGAGAAGATAGTCAATTCCATGGCGGACCAGACGGGGAAACTCAACGACCTCATAGGAAGCCTTGTGAGCTTCGTTTCTCTCGAAGGTTCCAAGTTCGACACAAAGAAGGACGATCTCGATCTGAGAAGTGAGCTGAACGAGGTCGTCGTTGAATGCAAGAGCTGGTTCACCGATAAGAAACCCGACATAATCGTTAAGGTCGCGGACGAGCTCAAGAAGTTCTCCTTTAACAAGAACTATTTTAAGCTTATAATAAGGCGGTTGGTCGATAATGGCATAAAGTTCAATATGAACACTCCGCCGGTGATCCTTGTTGATTGCGCCACTGAAGGGGAATATGCCTCTTTCAGCGTAACGGATAACGGAATAGGCATCCCTTCCGAGTTTCACGACAAGATATTCGAAAAGTTCTATCAGATAGAGAAATATTACACCGGCAATGTGGAAGGCGTGGGCTTGGGGCTTGCATATGTTAAGACGCTGGTCGATACCTTCAAGGGAAAGATAGATGTCAGGTCCGAAGCAGGCAAGGGGACGACTTTCAAGATACTCTTACCTAACAGCTAAAAAAGGAGATTGACTATGAGTGATACCGCAAAGATGACCTGGCGTTTTCCAAAGGAGTTCTGGACAGCTAACGTTATCGAGCTTTTCGAGCGATGCGCATACTACGCCGCGTTCATTGCCATGGCGCTCTTCTTGACCAGCAAGGTCGGTTTTACCGACATCGAGACCGGCTATGTGATGGCCTATTTCGCCGCGTTCATCTACCTCATGCCGCTCTTTATGGGGCTCCTTGCCGACCGTATAGGCTTTAGAACCGCTCTCATACTTGCATTCGTTCTCTTGACCGCCGGCTACGCCTCCTTGGGGGCCTTTCCCACAAAGATGGCGGCGATATCGTCCCTTACTCTTATAATGCTCGGTGGGGCCTTTGTTAAGTCGGTGATAACAGGTACGGTCGCCAAGTGTTCGGACGAGCACAACAGGGCGCGCGCCTATTCGATATTCTATCAGATAGTCAATATAGGTTCATTTACCGGAAAGACATTTGCAAAGCCGCTTCGCACTGAGTTTGGCCTTGAATATATAAACTACTTTGCAGCCGCGTCCGCTCTCACAGCGCTTATCATAGTCATAATATTCTACAAGAGCCCGCTAGTTGAAGGCCCCACAAAGACCTTTGCCGAGCTTATAGAAGGGCTTAAAAAGGTCCTCGTTAACTTCCGTTTTATGGCGTTGATATTAATAGTTGCGGGTTTCTGGACCATCCAGGGCCAGCTTTATGCCACGATGCCGAAATATACGATACGTCTCATCGGCAATCAGGCGGCGCCGGAGTGGCTGGCTAACGTTAATCCCTTGATGGTAGTCCTGTTCGTCATACCCATCACGCAGCTTGTAAGAAAGATGAAGCCGGTCTCATCTATCGCGATAGCGCTTTTTATGATACCGATATCGGCGCTCACTATATCACTTTCTCCCGTTCTTGAGAGCCTCTTTGGACCGTCGATAAACGTCATCGGGATCCCTATGAACCCGATCACTATCATGATGATAATAGGCATCGCCATTCAGGGTTTAGGTGAATGTTTCCTGTCGCCTCGCTATCTAGAGTTCGCATCTAAACAGGCGCCAAAGAACGAAGAAGGACTATATATGGGATATTCGCACCTTCACACCTTCTTTGCGTGGCTCGTCGGGTTTATTATCTCGGGATATCTTCTTAACGCTTTTTGTCCGGACCCCAAGACTGTGGCGCCGGAAAATATGGCAACTGCCTACGCGCACGCCCATTACATCTGGTATGTCTATGCCGGCATAGGTTTTATCGCTTTTTTACTGCTCCTTGTCTACATGGCCGTTACCAGCCGGTACGATAAGAAACATGCAGGGCTTGTTGCCGCAGATACGACAATAGACGACGGCATAGTTCTGGTGGAAGAGGAATAAGGATCTCGCTCATCCTGAGCTTGTCGAAGGATGGTCTGCCTTTGGTGCTACAAGCGCTTCTATCCCTTCATAAACTGCGATCAGATGGCGGATATTGGAGACGAAGTCTATCTTTGAGACGTCTATCTTTAGAACGGGGCCGGTATACCAGCCGGTCTTTTGTAGCGTTTCTATGAATGTGTCGTAACGGTTGTTGAGTGCGCGTACGAGGCGTGAAAGACCTTCGGGGATCTCGCTGTCGCCGCTGTTCTTTTCTTCGTTCCTTTGCCTCTCTTTGATGTTCTGGAAGAGATAATCTGTGGGCCCGTGGAGCACCACCATAAGACTTGGCTGGGGCAGTTGCTTGAACTCGCTTTCAAGTCGCTTGTCTATGATGTCTATTGCCTCACGCGTGAGGTAAGAGACGTCCATGTCGCGGTGAAGGACCTCGCAAAAGGCGTAGCGGTCGGCAAGGGAAGAGCCGTCAACGCAGGTTGCGTGAGGGAGGTGTGGTACCGTCTGGAGCTGCATCTTGCGCAGGTCCAGGTACGCATGCTGAATATCGAGCGCCGCTTTTTCAAGGTTCTTCTTTGCTATCATCCATGCTGGGCTTTCTGTCTTTTCCATTTGCTGGCATTCGATGAAGTCGTTTATGGCGCTGTAATATCTTCCTAGAGTTCTCTTGGCGGAGTCCTTGGCCGTTGCAAGGAGCGAATAGAAAGAGTCGTTCTGCACGAAGTGATCTTCAAACCCTTCGTCGGGGAGCTCAAAGAGGGCGTTCATGCCGGTGTTGTATGCAAGGACCTTTATAAGCGAACTTTTTCCAGCGCCGATATTGCCGATGCAGGTGACCAGCGACTGGTTCTTTGCAAAGTGCTTCATGAGACGGCGCACCACGCCGGTCAGGCGGTGTGGCACCTGATATCTTTTTATCGACTGGTCCTCTGTGACGTCTAGGATCCTGTTGGTCATATTCTGTATGTCATTGCGAGGCCTAATGGCCGAAGCAATCCCATGCCAATAATTTGATACGGGAGATTGCTTCGCTAACGCTCGCAATGACGTAAACTACCCGCTTCTTGCCTGCACCATGCGGCGCACCTTTTCGCGAATGGTCCCCGCGATCACATGAACATAGTCGGGATGCTCGTCCATATCTATATCCGCAGGGAGAGTTAAAAGTTCGGAATCGGGCGGGACGATCGCATGCTCCTGATATTTAAGAAGCGTCGTCTTCCAGTTGATGGAGAGGTTCTCGTATCCGTCGTGTATCTCTTTCAAATAGTTCTCTTCTATGGTTGCAGCGTAAGAGTCGCCGTTCTCGGCGCGAAGTCTTCGGCGTTTTTCGAGCTGCCCTGGTTCGCATCTTAAATAAACGGTCAGGTCGGGGAGGCGGATACGTTCGTTGTGCAGAGTCTGACAGAAAAGCGTGCGATAGAGCTTTGCGTGCGCCTCGGGCATTTCACCGGACATTATCATTCTCTTCACGAAGACCTCGGGGCCGTCCAAGAAAGGCCTGTCCTCTATTACGATGGCGCCGCGCTTGTTCTCGCGGGTCATTAGATGACGAATTTCGCGCTGCTGAACGGTCCTCATGTAGAGAAAGGCCGTTTCGGTAGGGAAGATGTTCGCAATGCGGTCCTTGTAAAAGAGCGCGAGACATTCGTCCGTAAGCGAGCCCTTGTCGATGCGTTCGGAAAATACATGGATGTCCGCGCCGTCCAATATCATTTCCAGGTCTTTTTTATAGGGGTCGGTAGCAAGCGCGTGCATCAGGGTCGTCTTGCCGGAGAAAAGATTTCCCATAATGCCGATGTGAAAGTTGCGAACCATCTGCTACAGCCCTAGCAAAGTGGCGATTCGTAGTCAATTGGATTCAATATTCGCACCTATAGTTTGATTTGTTCTGTCATTGCGAGGCCTCGGGTACGAGGCCGTGGCAATCTCGTGAATATACCTGCGCTCTCGAACCAAGTATACCCGCCTGGTAAAGGCAATCCTCTGTCATAGCGAGCCCATAATTAAGGGTCTGATCCCAGAATTAAAATCTATATGACAAGGATGGCCCGCCCCCAAGAATTATATAGTCGTTGCCTTTTAGCACGCTGTTAATTGCGGCATTGACTGCGTCATCATCCGGATTGCCGGTAGAAGTAGGCAATGAAGCATCAAATTTTACGTAGTTTATCTTGAATTGAAGTCCCGCTGAAAAATGTGGGCTAAAATAGTAATCCATCCCAATTCCCGCATTAAAACCAAAGTTGGTTGAGGTGATTGACCTGTGGTATGTGGAAGCCGTGCCTGTGTAGTAAATGCTAGCGTCTATATTAGTGATATATGGTCCCGCCTCAATCGAGGTCCAAAAACGTGACCTGTCTATGAATGAATCAGAATCGGGTGCATAATCGCCTTCACGCAAAATATATTTAATGCCAAATG
It includes:
- a CDS encoding MFS transporter codes for the protein MSDTAKMTWRFPKEFWTANVIELFERCAYYAAFIAMALFLTSKVGFTDIETGYVMAYFAAFIYLMPLFMGLLADRIGFRTALILAFVLLTAGYASLGAFPTKMAAISSLTLIMLGGAFVKSVITGTVAKCSDEHNRARAYSIFYQIVNIGSFTGKTFAKPLRTEFGLEYINYFAAASALTALIIVIIFYKSPLVEGPTKTFAELIEGLKKVLVNFRFMALILIVAGFWTIQGQLYATMPKYTIRLIGNQAAPEWLANVNPLMVVLFVIPITQLVRKMKPVSSIAIALFMIPISALTISLSPVLESLFGPSINVIGIPMNPITIMMIIGIAIQGLGECFLSPRYLEFASKQAPKNEEGLYMGYSHLHTFFAWLVGFIISGYLLNAFCPDPKTVAPENMATAYAHAHYIWYVYAGIGFIAFLLLLVYMAVTSRYDKKHAGLVAADTTIDDGIVLVEEE
- a CDS encoding carbon-nitrogen hydrolase, whose protein sequence is MKIEVSSIQFSPALGNIENNLNRISALIARARKDGAELVVLPEVCDIGYHLETISRLAEPFPNRSTKRLSSIAKDNGVIIAAGLAEKRDDGLYNAAVVFAPDGKIVNKYYKTHLCPFPSLNEPEVFKAGASIGVTEIEGVKLGITICYDIRFPEVYRKLAFGGAQIVVHPAAFPRERIDQLEVCLRARAIENQFFAVMANNCGTIGGAEFGGRSMMVGPAGDIKAKASETEEAVITATLDLSEMDLLRKEKPVLSKKRPELY